A section of the Triticum dicoccoides isolate Atlit2015 ecotype Zavitan chromosome 7A, WEW_v2.0, whole genome shotgun sequence genome encodes:
- the LOC119329292 gene encoding metal transporter Nramp3-like — MSGPRQGSSQPQFMTSVGQNNNLSNGPGTPLIDSIDVDQIVIPEKNSWKNLFSYIGPGFLVSIAYIDPGNFETDLQAGAQYKYELLWIILIASCAALVIQSLAASLGVVTGKHLAEHCRDEYPKVTNFILWILAELAVVACDIPEVIGTAFALNMLFKIPIWCGVLITGLSTLMLLFLQQYGVRKLEFLIAFLVFLIATCFLVELGYSKPNSSEVVRGLFVPEIKGDGATGLAISLLGAMVMPHNLFLHSALVLSRKVPRSVHGIKEACRFYMIESAFALTVAFLINISIISVSGAVCSADNLNPEDRMNCNDLDLNKASFLLKNVLGNWSSKVFAIALLASGQSSTITGTYAGQYVMQGFLDLRMTPWLRNLLTRSLAIVPSLIVSLIGGSSAAGKLIIIASMILSFELPFALVPLLKFTSSKTKMGPHTNSRFISVLTWAIGSFIMVINIYFLITSFVRLLLHSGLSTVSQVFSGIFGFLGMLIYIAAILYLVFRKNRKCTLPLLESDAKLGDAGHTEGEGSLGHLPREDISSMQLPHQRPASDLD; from the exons ATGAGTGGCCCGAGGCAAGGCTCATCGCAGCCGCAGTTCATGACTAGTGTCGGGCAGAACAACAATCTCTCGAATGGACCGGGGACTCCTCTCATTGACAGCATAGATGTTGATCAGATTGTCATCCCCGAG AAAAATAGCTGGAAGAACTTATTTTCATACATAGGGCCCGGCTTTCTCGTCTCTATCGCGTATATCGATCCTGGCAATT TTGAGACCGACCTACAGGCTGGAGCACAATACAAATATGAG cttctttggaTCATACTTATCGCGTCATGTGCTGCACTTGTAATTCAATCACTTGCAGCCAGCCTTGGGGTTGTGACTG GGAAGCATCTTGCTGAGCACTGCAGGGATGAATATCCCAAGGTCACAAATTTCATCTTATGGATTCTTGCAGAACTGGCTGTAGTTGCGTGCGACATTCCTGAAG TAATTGGAACCGCTTTTGCTTTGAACATGCTCTTCAAAATTCCGATATGGTGTGGTGTTCTCATAACTGGGCTCAGCACTCTGATGCTCCTGTTCCTGCAACAATATGGG gtccgTAAACTGGAATTTCTGATAGCATTTTTGGTATTCTTGATAGCAACTTGCTTCTTAGTTGAACTTGGGTATTCTAAACCAAATTCTTCAGAAGTTGTGCGAGGCCTTTTTGTTCCTGAAATTAAAGGAGATGGAGCTACAGGTCTTGCTATCTCACTACTTGGTGCTATGGTGATGCC GCACAATCTTTTTCTCCACTCAGCATTGGTACTGTCAAGAAAAGTACCACGATCAGTTCATGGGATCAAA GAGGCCTGTAGATTCTATATGATTGAAAGTGCATTTGCCCTCACAGTAGCATTTCTGATCAACATCTCTATCATATCTGTTAGTGGTGCAGTTTGCAGTGCAGATAATTTGAACCCTGAAGACCGGATGAATTGCAATGATCTAGATCTTAACAAAGCTTCATTCTTGTTAAAG AATGTCCTCGGAAATTGGAGCTCAAAGGTGTTCGCTATTGCCTTATTGGCATCTGGCCAGAGTTCTACGATTACAGGAACTTATGCAGGACAATATGTCATGCAG GGGTTTCTGGATCTTCGGATGACGCCCTGGTTACGGAACCTTCTAACTAGGTCCCTGGCAATTGTGCCTAGTCTGATTGTGTCACTAATTGGCGGTTCCTCAGCAGCTGGGAAGTTGATTATCATTGCTTCG ATGATTCTGTCATTTGAACTTCCTTTTGCTCTAGTACCACTCCTTAAATTCACCAGCAGCAAAACAAAGATGGGGCCACACACAAATTCAAGATTC ATCTCCGTGCTCACATGGGCGATCGGCTCCTTCATCATGGTCATCAACATCTACTTCCTGATAACGAGCTTCGTCAGGCTGCTTCTTCACAGTGGACTATCCACCGTCTCCCAAGTGTTCTCCGGTATATTTGGGTTCCTCGGCATGCTGATATACATCGCCGCGATCCTCTACCTCGTCTTCAGGAAGAACAGGAAGTGTACCTTGCCATTGCTCGAGAGTGACGCGAAGCTTGGGGACGCAGGCCACACCGAGGGAGAAGGTTCTCTGGGTCATCTTCCGCGAGAGGATATCTCCAgcatgcagcttcctcatcagcgccCTGCGTCTGATTTGGACTAG